In a genomic window of Heterodontus francisci isolate sHetFra1 chromosome 21, sHetFra1.hap1, whole genome shotgun sequence:
- the LOC137381229 gene encoding histone H3-like produces MARTKQTARKSTGGKASRKQLANKAARKSAPAMGGVKKPHRYRPGNVALWEIRRYQKSTELLIRKLPFQHLVREIAQDFKTDLRFQSSAVMALQEASEAYLVGLFEDTNLCAIHAKRVTIMPKDIQLARRIRGERA; encoded by the coding sequence ATGGCCAGAAcaaagcagacagcgcgcaaatcgaccggagggaaagcttcCCGCAAACAGCTGGCTaacaaagcggcccgcaagagcgctccagccatgggcggagtgaagaagcctcaccgttacagacccggcaatGTGGCTCTgtgggagatccgccgctaccagaaatccaccgagctgctcatccgcaaactgcccttccagcacctggtgcgggagatcgcgcaggacttcaagacagacctgcgcttccagagctcggccgtcatggccctgcaggaggccagcgaggcttacctggtggggctctttgaggacaccaacctgtgcgccatccacgccaagcgagtcaccatcatgcccaaagacatccagctggcccgccgtatccgcggggagcgcgcctaa